The Cyanobacteriota bacterium genome has a window encoding:
- the hemB gene encoding porphobilinogen synthase translates to MFPVHRPRRLRTSPQLRRMVRETVVTTSDLIYPLFAVPGEGFAKEVKSMPGVYQLSVDKIVEEAKEVYDLGIPAIILFGIPDEKDTDATGAWHDCGIVQKAATAVKQAVPDLVVIADTCLCEYTSHGHCGYLETNDLTGRVLNDPTLELLKKTAVSQARAGADVIAPSGMMDGFVQAIRQGLDAAGFQDTPIMSYAAKYASSYYGPFRDAAESAPQFGDRRTYQMDPANSREALKEIALDIAEGADMLMVKPALAYMDIIWQVKQASNLPVAAYNVSGEYAMVKAAALNGWVDEQRIVMETLTGFKRAGADLILTYHAKDAARWLDQAQGWG, encoded by the coding sequence ATGTTTCCAGTTCATCGTCCACGCCGCCTTCGCACTAGCCCTCAACTCCGCCGCATGGTGCGCGAAACCGTCGTTACCACCAGTGACCTCATCTACCCACTGTTTGCTGTACCAGGTGAAGGATTTGCGAAAGAAGTCAAGTCAATGCCGGGGGTATATCAGCTATCCGTTGACAAGATCGTGGAAGAAGCAAAGGAAGTGTATGACCTCGGTATTCCTGCTATTATCCTGTTTGGTATTCCTGATGAAAAAGATACCGATGCTACGGGGGCATGGCATGACTGTGGCATTGTCCAAAAGGCTGCTACAGCCGTTAAACAAGCGGTACCTGATCTAGTGGTCATTGCTGATACTTGTTTGTGTGAATACACAAGTCATGGTCACTGCGGCTACTTAGAAACCAACGACCTGACAGGGCGGGTATTAAATGACCCTACCCTAGAGCTATTGAAGAAGACGGCTGTGTCCCAAGCTAGGGCAGGAGCTGATGTAATTGCTCCATCGGGCATGATGGATGGATTTGTTCAGGCAATTCGGCAAGGACTAGATGCTGCTGGGTTCCAAGATACGCCAATCATGTCCTACGCGGCGAAATATGCCTCGTCTTACTATGGCCCCTTCCGGGATGCGGCAGAGTCTGCACCTCAGTTTGGCGATCGTCGCACGTACCAGATGGATCCAGCTAATTCCCGTGAAGCTCTGAAAGAAATTGCCTTGGACATAGCTGAAGGAGCTGACATGCTGATGGTGAAACCTGCCTTGGCCTATATGGACATTATTTGGCAGGTAAAGCAGGCTAGCAATTTACCGGTGGCGGCCTATAACGTGTCGGGAGAATATGCCATGGTGAAGGCTGCTGCCCTTAATGGCTGGGTGGATGAACAGCGGATTGTCATGGAAACGTTGACCGGCTTCAAACGGGCGGGAGCAGATTTGATCCTCACCTACCATGCTAAGGATGCGGCACGCTGGCTAGACCAAGCCCAAGGGTGGGGCTAA
- a CDS encoding FkbM family methyltransferase yields the protein MNTVSLPLPLTWLQPLDFPHKLGICDRLFGSSISCHGVCWVQTGAGIPWKLDLANPVHRWIVYGKYDGAAFLNWAKRTLPSNGIVVDSGANIGQILLYIAQWVPKGKVLAFEPGKEQADWLADCLAAHPQLPVELIRLGLGATPSTAHLFTAGAGFVHGYWSRISDSGEGDAIQIVRLGDELAARAIAQVDLWKLDVEGYEVEALQGAEDYLANQRIRALYVEISQQQGQQVQDYLASFGYQGYLFQPNGSLQPVPKTLPVWTNALFLPASLSECC from the coding sequence ATGAATACTGTTTCCTTGCCCTTGCCCTTAACGTGGTTGCAGCCACTGGACTTTCCCCATAAGCTAGGGATTTGCGATCGCCTGTTTGGCAGCAGCATCAGTTGCCATGGGGTCTGTTGGGTGCAAACGGGGGCTGGCATTCCCTGGAAGCTAGACTTGGCGAATCCAGTACATCGCTGGATTGTCTATGGCAAGTATGACGGGGCAGCTTTCCTCAATTGGGCCAAGCGCACCTTACCTAGCAACGGCATAGTAGTAGATTCTGGTGCTAACATCGGGCAAATTTTGCTGTACATCGCCCAGTGGGTACCCAAAGGCAAGGTGTTGGCCTTTGAACCTGGTAAAGAGCAGGCTGACTGGCTGGCCGACTGTTTGGCAGCCCATCCCCAACTGCCTGTGGAACTGATTCGGCTAGGATTGGGAGCAACGCCCAGTACAGCTCACTTGTTCACAGCGGGGGCAGGTTTTGTCCACGGCTACTGGTCACGGATTTCTGACTCTGGCGAGGGGGATGCTATTCAGATTGTGCGCCTAGGGGATGAATTGGCAGCACGGGCGATCGCTCAGGTTGACTTGTGGAAGCTAGATGTGGAAGGCTATGAGGTAGAAGCCTTGCAGGGGGCTGAGGATTACCTAGCCAATCAGCGCATTCGAGCATTGTACGTGGAAATTAGCCAGCAGCAAGGCCAGCAGGTACAAGATTACCTAGCAAGCTTTGGTTACCAAGGATATTTGTTTCAGCCCAATGGCAGCTTGCAACCTGTGCCCAAAACCTTGCCTGTCTGGACGAATGCCCTGTTTCTTCCCGCCTCGTTGTCAGAGTGTTGCTAA
- a CDS encoding ABC transporter permease: MSNVAFVTDFVAASVRLSMPLAYAALGGLWSERSGVLNIGLEGMLLSGAFASAVATFFTGNVAIGVLAALVVGGMIGLLHAALCVSLRVNQLVSGLAINLAAAGLTAFFSRLVFQQDAVQSLPPLPTIAIPGLRSLPILGALLFQQDALVYLLMVLVPLSTYLLFRTSVGLAVRAVGEYPRAADTAGISVGQIRYISVVVSGALAGLGGAYLTLVQVRFFTEDMSAGRGFIALAALIFGRWHPIATVLACLLFGATEALQLRIQTFNLNIPYQFLLMLPYGVALLAMVGLAGKSTPPAALGIPYVKESTD; the protein is encoded by the coding sequence ATGAGTAATGTTGCGTTTGTCACTGACTTTGTTGCAGCTAGCGTGCGGCTGTCTATGCCCCTGGCCTATGCTGCCCTAGGAGGCTTGTGGTCAGAGCGATCGGGTGTGCTCAACATTGGCTTAGAGGGCATGTTGCTATCGGGGGCGTTTGCCAGTGCTGTTGCTACTTTTTTTACGGGCAATGTAGCGATCGGGGTTCTAGCCGCGCTGGTGGTAGGGGGGATGATTGGTCTTCTCCATGCGGCCCTTTGTGTCAGCTTGCGTGTGAATCAACTGGTATCTGGACTGGCAATCAATCTAGCAGCGGCTGGACTTACGGCTTTTTTCTCTCGCCTTGTGTTCCAGCAAGATGCTGTGCAATCGTTGCCGCCCTTACCGACGATTGCCATTCCGGGGTTACGATCGCTGCCTATCCTAGGAGCACTCTTGTTTCAGCAAGATGCTCTGGTTTACCTGCTGATGGTGCTCGTTCCCTTGAGCACCTACCTATTGTTTCGTACTAGTGTGGGGTTGGCAGTACGAGCCGTGGGCGAATATCCCCGCGCTGCTGATACCGCGGGCATCAGTGTTGGACAAATTCGATACATTAGTGTTGTTGTTAGTGGTGCTCTAGCTGGGCTGGGTGGTGCTTACCTAACCCTAGTGCAAGTCCGCTTTTTCACTGAAGATATGAGTGCTGGACGGGGCTTTATTGCCTTAGCGGCGCTAATTTTTGGCAGATGGCATCCGATCGCCACTGTTCTAGCTTGTCTGCTATTCGGTGCTACAGAGGCCCTACAGCTCCGAATCCAGACCTTTAACCTCAATATTCCCTACCAGTTTCTACTCATGCTGCCCTACGGTGTTGCCTTACTCGCTATGGTAGGCTTAGCGGGCAAATCTACGCCGCCTGCTGCCCTCGGTATCCCTTATGTCAAGGAGAGTACAGACTAG
- a CDS encoding VOC family protein encodes MQRIHHVAIICSNYEVSKRFYTEILGFPILRETYRPARQSYKLDLQVGERDQIELFSFPHPPQRVSNPEACGLRHLAFAVEDLDAIVADLTTKGVTLEPIRWDELTGKRFTFFKDPDNLPLEIYEL; translated from the coding sequence GTGCAACGCATTCATCATGTAGCCATCATTTGCTCAAACTATGAAGTCTCTAAGCGCTTCTACACGGAGATCCTAGGTTTTCCTATTCTCCGAGAGACCTACCGCCCAGCCCGCCAATCCTACAAGCTTGACCTGCAAGTTGGGGAACGGGATCAGATTGAGTTGTTTTCCTTTCCCCATCCACCCCAGCGGGTTAGCAACCCTGAAGCCTGTGGGTTGCGTCACCTTGCCTTTGCGGTGGAAGATTTAGACGCGATCGTTGCTGACCTCACCACCAAGGGAGTTACCCTTGAACCTATCCGCTGGGATGAATTAACCGGCAAGCGCTTTACGTTTTTCAAAGACCCTGATAACTTGCCCTTGGAAATCTACGAACTGTAG
- a CDS encoding ABC transporter permease, which yields MTAIRLRLPTGLLNDTTVYVVKRLLQALLTLLLASALSFFIIQLAPGDFLSVLDDNPVISEATKKALRERFGLDKSWLEQYWLWLLRVLQGDFGISMQFQQQSVASLLGERVLATLLLAIVSLVVTWAIAIPLGILGAIQQNRWGDRILQLLSYAGQGLPSFITALLLLLFAQQVSPLFPVGDMTSIYHADLNWFGKVLDIAWHMILPTIALTINSFAGLQRIMRGELLDVLRQDYIQTARAKGLPESRVIYIHALRNAINPLITLLGFEFASLLSGAFIVENIFNWPGLGRLILQSVMAQDLYVVMASLMLGAVMLIVGNLLADLLLKLVDPRIRLENLN from the coding sequence ATGACTGCCATTCGCCTTCGACTGCCTACAGGGCTGCTTAACGACACAACGGTATATGTTGTCAAACGTTTGCTCCAGGCATTGTTGACGCTGCTACTAGCGTCTGCTCTGAGCTTTTTTATCATTCAGCTTGCACCGGGTGATTTTTTGTCAGTGCTGGATGATAATCCGGTGATCTCTGAGGCAACTAAGAAGGCGCTGCGGGAGCGCTTTGGGTTAGATAAATCCTGGCTAGAGCAATATTGGCTGTGGTTACTACGGGTATTGCAGGGAGACTTTGGCATCAGTATGCAGTTTCAGCAGCAGTCTGTAGCGTCGTTACTGGGAGAACGGGTGTTGGCAACACTGCTACTGGCGATTGTATCCCTTGTCGTTACCTGGGCAATTGCCATTCCCCTGGGGATTCTGGGGGCTATTCAACAAAATCGCTGGGGCGATCGGATTTTGCAATTACTCAGCTACGCCGGGCAAGGCTTACCCAGTTTCATTACAGCGTTACTATTGCTGCTCTTTGCCCAACAGGTATCGCCTTTGTTTCCCGTAGGGGATATGACTAGCATCTATCACGCTGACCTCAACTGGTTTGGGAAGGTATTGGATATTGCATGGCATATGATTTTGCCGACGATCGCCCTGACTATCAATAGTTTTGCTGGGTTGCAGCGAATTATGCGGGGAGAGTTACTAGACGTGCTGCGGCAAGACTATATCCAGACCGCCCGCGCTAAGGGACTGCCTGAAAGTCGAGTGATTTACATTCACGCTCTGCGCAATGCCATCAACCCGCTAATTACCCTCCTGGGCTTTGAGTTTGCGAGTTTGCTCAGCGGTGCCTTTATTGTGGAAAACATCTTCAATTGGCCTGGCTTGGGACGGCTGATTTTGCAGTCTGTAATGGCTCAGGATCTATATGTTGTGATGGCCAGCCTGATGCTGGGGGCAGTGATGCTGATTGTGGGCAACTTGCTGGCTGATCTATTGCTGAAACTAGTTGATCCGCGCATCCGTTTGGAAAATCTAAATTGA
- a CDS encoding rhodanese-like domain-containing protein, translating into MQTPFTAITVEHLAQLLADPPSDLQLVDVREPEEIAIVALPGFQAFPLSDFGTWAPDIGRRLNPAAETIVLCHHGVRSAQMCQWLSQQGFTNVKNVTGGIDAYAAVVDPSLPRY; encoded by the coding sequence ATGCAAACTCCCTTTACAGCAATTACCGTTGAACACCTAGCTCAATTGCTAGCTGATCCTCCAAGTGACCTCCAGCTAGTCGATGTGCGAGAACCAGAGGAGATAGCGATCGTCGCCTTGCCAGGATTTCAAGCATTTCCCCTCAGTGACTTCGGCACTTGGGCACCTGACATTGGTCGGCGGTTGAATCCAGCGGCTGAAACAATTGTGCTCTGCCATCATGGAGTGCGATCGGCGCAGATGTGCCAATGGCTGAGCCAACAGGGGTTTACTAATGTAAAGAACGTAACGGGTGGCATTGATGCCTACGCAGCAGTTGTTGACCCATCGCTGCCCCGCTACTAG